The following is a genomic window from Pseudomonadota bacterium.
AGCGGGTGTTTCCGGCCGATTTCCACAGCGCCGCGCTGACCAGCGCGGTGGTGCTGGGCCCGGGCGAAAAACTCACCAGCCCACGCGTCATCGACCAATGCGGCTCACAGGTGGCGGCCGCCCTCCACTACTGCTACGAGAACTGGAAATTGTCGGGCGACGATTCGGCGCTGCCGCCGGCGGTGCGCAACGTGTGGGACGAGTACTGCGACTACGTCGGCAAGATGTCGATGCCCGAGCACAAGCGCTATCTGCAGATCCATGAAGGGCATTGCTCGTGGCTGGTGCCGGAGGAACGGCGCTTCATCACGCCGGAAGCCATCGAGACCTGGATCCTGGCCGGTGAGCCCGAACAGATCATCGCGCGACTCAGGGCTGCCGAAGCGGCGGGCCTGCGCGAGATCACCTTGCTGCCGCCCATGGATCACGCGCGCCGCGTGTTTCGCGATTTCGCCACCCACGTCATCGCGCGCTATTGAGGCCCCGTCGCCGTTACAATGGCGCCAGGCGCGTGATGCCCGGCGCCATAGTCACGGAACCAGCGCATGAACGAGACCCGATACGACATACGTGTCAGCGCCCAAAGCACGTATCTCGAAGAGCAGTCGGAGCCGGCGGCCAATCGTTACGCCTTCGCCTACACCATCACCATCGCCAACACCGGCACGGTGGCGGCGCAGTTGCGGAGCCGCCACTGGCTCATCACCGATGCCAACGGCCGCGTGCAGGAAGTGCATGG
Proteins encoded in this region:
- the apaG gene encoding Co2+/Mg2+ efflux protein ApaG, which gives rise to MNETRYDIRVSAQSTYLEEQSEPAANRYAFAYTITIANTGTVAAQLRSRHWLITDANGRVQEVHGDGVVGQQPLIEPGTAFQYTSGAVLETPIGSMSGSYQMQASDGEQFKAVIPIFRLAMPRILN